The Populus alba chromosome 4, ASM523922v2, whole genome shotgun sequence genome contains a region encoding:
- the LOC118050816 gene encoding B3 domain-containing protein Os01g0234100-like isoform X2, protein MDAKEDQNASPKPRLPISNPVPLNTYPRIRRRKPNMSKLKLTQIHEKSPEPEYKTGHELQVLYDKSGESREPRSRKRKKDAFSVFYDSTETKSPAMELAEEIRANLEEAYPSFAKTLVRSNVTVGFWMHLPMRFCKMHLPKNDTTVFLENESGEEYILNYIAERTALSGGWKAFCAANNLHEGDVLVFHLMKPSRFKVYIVKGNGSAQADGEFGIPSSDANGKEIISKPDEKDVQGGKKAKHLELLPAGHLEENMQENGLIVVDNNKGCTASQSENESEDRASETLGVIKLSGSTVDFDNFEGIDNFSVLLNGFGIDSELSEHHRIKYYELCRSQNSFLHRNLLNSINHKLAAEIIIGTVDISEEIRSSRLSSSHADYGVWDKTLKGFEMFGMNVGFLRERLSRLMSLALESEEAMESECREVKLEQARIDSEMKNLELRLLKLKETRERLDDEIEALKENAEKHELVFQEAVSAPW, encoded by the exons ATGGATGCCAAGGAAGACCAAAACGCTTCCCCTAAGCCTCGGCTTCCAATCTCCAACCCAGTTCCCCTTAATACTTATCCCAGG ATTAGGAGAAGGAAGCCAAATATGTCCAAGCTAAAACTGACCCAGATCCATGAGAAGTCTCCAGAACCTGAGTACAAGACTGGTCATGAACTC CAGGTGTTGTATGATAAATCAGGGGAATCAAGGGAGCCCAGAAG CCGTAAGCGAAAGAAAGACGCGTTCAGTGTATTCTATGATAGTACTGAAACTAAGTCTCCTGCTATGGAACTGGCTGAAGAGATTCGGGCAAATTTAGAAGAAGCATATCCTAGCTTTGCAAAAACTTTGGTCCGTTCAAATGTGACTGTGGGGTTTTGGATG CATCTTCCCATGCGGTTCTGCAAAATGCATTTGCCAAAGAATGACACGACAGTTTTTCTGGAAAATGAAAGTGGGGAAGAATACATACTAAATTACATTGCAGAAAGGACAGCACTGAGTGGCGGATGGAAAGCATTCTGTGCTGCAAACAATTTACATGAGGGTGATGTTCTTGTTTTCCATTTAATGAAACCTTCAAGGTTTAAg GTGTACATTGTAAAAGGAAATGGTTCCGCCCAAGCAGATGGGGAGTTTGGCATTCCAAGTTCAGATGCTAATGGAAAAGAAATCATCTCTA AACCAGATGAAAAAGATGTACAAGGCGGTAAAAAGGCCAAGCATTTGGAGCTTCTTCCAGCTGGCCATCTGGAAGAGAATATGCAAGAGAATGGCCTGATTGTAGTGGACAACAATAAAGGGTGCACTGCCAGTCAATCTGAGAATGAAAGTGAAGACCGTGCCTCCGAAACTTTGGGAGTCATCAAACTTTCCGGATCCACTgttgattttgataattttgaaggCATTGATAATTTCAGCGTTCTCTTAAACGGTTTTGGTATAGACTCCGAGCTCTCAGAACATCACAGGATCAAGTACTATGAGCTATGTCGCTCACAAAACTCATTTCTGCACCGCAATCTTCTCAACAGCATTAATCATAAATTGGCAGCTGAAATAATAATTGGGACTGTGGACATTTCAGAGGAGATTAGATCTTCAAGGCTGTCCAGCTCCCATGCTGATTATGGAGTTTGGGACAAGACTTTGAAAGGCTTTGAGATGTTTGGCATGAATGTTGGATTTTTACGTGAGAGGTTAAGCCGGCTGATGAGCCTTGCTCTGGAATCAGAAGAGGCAATGGAATCAGAATGCAGAGAAGTTAAACTTGAGCAAGCTCGTATAGATTCAGAGATGAAAAACCTCGAATTGAGGCTTTTGAAATTAAAGGAGACGAGGGAGAGACTTGATGATGAGATAGAGGCCCTAAAGGAGAATGCTGAGAAGCATGAGCTTGTGTTTCAGGAAGCTGTCAGTGCCCCGTGGTAA
- the LOC118050816 gene encoding B3 domain-containing protein Os01g0234100-like isoform X3, which yields MDAKEDQNASPKPRLPISNPVPLNTYPRIRRRKPNMSKLKLTQIHEKSPEPEYKTGHELVLYDKSGESREPRSRKRKKDAFSVFYDSTETKSPAMELAEEIRANLEEAYPSFAKTLVRSNVTVGFWMHLPMRFCKMHLPKNDTTVFLENESGEEYILNYIAERTALSGGWKAFCAANNLHEGDVLVFHLMKPSRFKVYIVKGNGSAQADGEFGIPSSDANGKEIISKPDEKDVQGGKKAKHLELLPAGHLEENMQENGLIVVDNNKGCTASQSENESEDRASETLGVIKLSGSTVDFDNFEGIDNFSVLLNGFGIDSELSEHHRIKYYELCRSQNSFLHRNLLNSINHKLAAEIIIGTVDISEEIRSSRLSSSHADYGVWDKTLKGFEMFGMNVGFLRERLSRLMSLALESEEAMESECREVKLEQARIDSEMKNLELRLLKLKETRERLDDEIEALKENAEKHELVFQEAVSAPW from the exons ATGGATGCCAAGGAAGACCAAAACGCTTCCCCTAAGCCTCGGCTTCCAATCTCCAACCCAGTTCCCCTTAATACTTATCCCAGG ATTAGGAGAAGGAAGCCAAATATGTCCAAGCTAAAACTGACCCAGATCCATGAGAAGTCTCCAGAACCTGAGTACAAGACTGGTCATGAACTC GTGTTGTATGATAAATCAGGGGAATCAAGGGAGCCCAGAAG CCGTAAGCGAAAGAAAGACGCGTTCAGTGTATTCTATGATAGTACTGAAACTAAGTCTCCTGCTATGGAACTGGCTGAAGAGATTCGGGCAAATTTAGAAGAAGCATATCCTAGCTTTGCAAAAACTTTGGTCCGTTCAAATGTGACTGTGGGGTTTTGGATG CATCTTCCCATGCGGTTCTGCAAAATGCATTTGCCAAAGAATGACACGACAGTTTTTCTGGAAAATGAAAGTGGGGAAGAATACATACTAAATTACATTGCAGAAAGGACAGCACTGAGTGGCGGATGGAAAGCATTCTGTGCTGCAAACAATTTACATGAGGGTGATGTTCTTGTTTTCCATTTAATGAAACCTTCAAGGTTTAAg GTGTACATTGTAAAAGGAAATGGTTCCGCCCAAGCAGATGGGGAGTTTGGCATTCCAAGTTCAGATGCTAATGGAAAAGAAATCATCTCTA AACCAGATGAAAAAGATGTACAAGGCGGTAAAAAGGCCAAGCATTTGGAGCTTCTTCCAGCTGGCCATCTGGAAGAGAATATGCAAGAGAATGGCCTGATTGTAGTGGACAACAATAAAGGGTGCACTGCCAGTCAATCTGAGAATGAAAGTGAAGACCGTGCCTCCGAAACTTTGGGAGTCATCAAACTTTCCGGATCCACTgttgattttgataattttgaaggCATTGATAATTTCAGCGTTCTCTTAAACGGTTTTGGTATAGACTCCGAGCTCTCAGAACATCACAGGATCAAGTACTATGAGCTATGTCGCTCACAAAACTCATTTCTGCACCGCAATCTTCTCAACAGCATTAATCATAAATTGGCAGCTGAAATAATAATTGGGACTGTGGACATTTCAGAGGAGATTAGATCTTCAAGGCTGTCCAGCTCCCATGCTGATTATGGAGTTTGGGACAAGACTTTGAAAGGCTTTGAGATGTTTGGCATGAATGTTGGATTTTTACGTGAGAGGTTAAGCCGGCTGATGAGCCTTGCTCTGGAATCAGAAGAGGCAATGGAATCAGAATGCAGAGAAGTTAAACTTGAGCAAGCTCGTATAGATTCAGAGATGAAAAACCTCGAATTGAGGCTTTTGAAATTAAAGGAGACGAGGGAGAGACTTGATGATGAGATAGAGGCCCTAAAGGAGAATGCTGAGAAGCATGAGCTTGTGTTTCAGGAAGCTGTCAGTGCCCCGTGGTAA
- the LOC118050816 gene encoding B3 domain-containing protein Os01g0234100-like isoform X1, with protein MDAKEDQNASPKPRLPISNPVPLNTYPRIRRRKPNMSKLKLTQIHEKSPEPEYKTGHELKNFVEILKQVLYDKSGESREPRSRKRKKDAFSVFYDSTETKSPAMELAEEIRANLEEAYPSFAKTLVRSNVTVGFWMHLPMRFCKMHLPKNDTTVFLENESGEEYILNYIAERTALSGGWKAFCAANNLHEGDVLVFHLMKPSRFKVYIVKGNGSAQADGEFGIPSSDANGKEIISKPDEKDVQGGKKAKHLELLPAGHLEENMQENGLIVVDNNKGCTASQSENESEDRASETLGVIKLSGSTVDFDNFEGIDNFSVLLNGFGIDSELSEHHRIKYYELCRSQNSFLHRNLLNSINHKLAAEIIIGTVDISEEIRSSRLSSSHADYGVWDKTLKGFEMFGMNVGFLRERLSRLMSLALESEEAMESECREVKLEQARIDSEMKNLELRLLKLKETRERLDDEIEALKENAEKHELVFQEAVSAPW; from the exons ATGGATGCCAAGGAAGACCAAAACGCTTCCCCTAAGCCTCGGCTTCCAATCTCCAACCCAGTTCCCCTTAATACTTATCCCAGG ATTAGGAGAAGGAAGCCAAATATGTCCAAGCTAAAACTGACCCAGATCCATGAGAAGTCTCCAGAACCTGAGTACAAGACTGGTCATGAACTC aaaaactttGTGGAAATTCTGAAGCAGGTGTTGTATGATAAATCAGGGGAATCAAGGGAGCCCAGAAG CCGTAAGCGAAAGAAAGACGCGTTCAGTGTATTCTATGATAGTACTGAAACTAAGTCTCCTGCTATGGAACTGGCTGAAGAGATTCGGGCAAATTTAGAAGAAGCATATCCTAGCTTTGCAAAAACTTTGGTCCGTTCAAATGTGACTGTGGGGTTTTGGATG CATCTTCCCATGCGGTTCTGCAAAATGCATTTGCCAAAGAATGACACGACAGTTTTTCTGGAAAATGAAAGTGGGGAAGAATACATACTAAATTACATTGCAGAAAGGACAGCACTGAGTGGCGGATGGAAAGCATTCTGTGCTGCAAACAATTTACATGAGGGTGATGTTCTTGTTTTCCATTTAATGAAACCTTCAAGGTTTAAg GTGTACATTGTAAAAGGAAATGGTTCCGCCCAAGCAGATGGGGAGTTTGGCATTCCAAGTTCAGATGCTAATGGAAAAGAAATCATCTCTA AACCAGATGAAAAAGATGTACAAGGCGGTAAAAAGGCCAAGCATTTGGAGCTTCTTCCAGCTGGCCATCTGGAAGAGAATATGCAAGAGAATGGCCTGATTGTAGTGGACAACAATAAAGGGTGCACTGCCAGTCAATCTGAGAATGAAAGTGAAGACCGTGCCTCCGAAACTTTGGGAGTCATCAAACTTTCCGGATCCACTgttgattttgataattttgaaggCATTGATAATTTCAGCGTTCTCTTAAACGGTTTTGGTATAGACTCCGAGCTCTCAGAACATCACAGGATCAAGTACTATGAGCTATGTCGCTCACAAAACTCATTTCTGCACCGCAATCTTCTCAACAGCATTAATCATAAATTGGCAGCTGAAATAATAATTGGGACTGTGGACATTTCAGAGGAGATTAGATCTTCAAGGCTGTCCAGCTCCCATGCTGATTATGGAGTTTGGGACAAGACTTTGAAAGGCTTTGAGATGTTTGGCATGAATGTTGGATTTTTACGTGAGAGGTTAAGCCGGCTGATGAGCCTTGCTCTGGAATCAGAAGAGGCAATGGAATCAGAATGCAGAGAAGTTAAACTTGAGCAAGCTCGTATAGATTCAGAGATGAAAAACCTCGAATTGAGGCTTTTGAAATTAAAGGAGACGAGGGAGAGACTTGATGATGAGATAGAGGCCCTAAAGGAGAATGCTGAGAAGCATGAGCTTGTGTTTCAGGAAGCTGTCAGTGCCCCGTGGTAA
- the LOC118050817 gene encoding uncharacterized protein, protein MFGGGGGGGSVNWGRKESESKGIVVIFAWNSIPEKHLNSYLDLYSSLGWNSLVSHADFLSAFYPERALSLAYILLNELVEDLRVRPCPIVFVAFSGGPKACMYKVFQIIQGTCEGHLNMDESRLVKNCISGHIYDSCPIDFTSDLGARFALHPAIQRMPGPSKFVSLVAKGLASGLDGLYLTRFESQRAEYWQTLYSSIDMGAPYLILCSENDNLAPYNVISKFAQRLQDQGGDVKLVKWNHSPHTGHYQHNPIQYRAAVTNLLDKAPSVYYRRIQQLREGIGLDSMHDEMSELICDLQKAAVNSNQSLRRVAVEPGDHFFVPSSAEYYNSRESGPLQDERKERSIYLPNPPSISAHSVLGQILFDACVPKNVEGWDIRFSGSLNGQPIASAQRRHSPFRGIKFTRRSRL, encoded by the exons ATGTTtggtggcggtggcggtggcggtaGTGTGAATTGGGGAAGGAAAGAAAGTGAATCGAAAGGAATTGTGGTCATATTCGCATGGAATTCGATTCCTGAGAAACACTTGAATAGTTACTTGGATTTGTATTCCTCTCTTGGTTGGAATTCCCTCGTTTCTCATGCCGATTTCCTCTCCGC ATTTTATCCTGAAAGGGCTTTGTCACTGGCATATATTCTCCTCAATGAGCTTGTTGAG GATCTAAGGGTTAGACCATGTCCAATTGTATTTGTTGCATTTTCTGGGGGTCCAAAAGCTTGCATGTACAAGGTTTTTCAG ATTATTCAAGGAACATGTGAAGGTCATCTTAATATG GATGAAAGTAGATTGGTTAAGAATTGCATTTCTGGGCATATCTATGACTCTTGCCCCATAGATTTTACAAGTGATTTGGGTGCCCGATTTGCTCTACACCCTGCAATTCAAAGAATGCCTGGTCCGTCAAAATTTGTGTCTTTGGTTGCTAAAGGCCTTGCTTCTGGACTAGATGGTTTATACCTTACGAGGTTTGAGTCCCAGCGTGCTGAGTATTGGCAGACTCTGTATTCTTCAATT GACATGGGTGCTCCATATCTAATTTTATGCTCAGAGAATGATAACCTCGCACCATATAATGTTATCTCCAAATTTGCTCAACGATTACAAGATCAAGGGGGGGATGTTAAGCTTGTAAAGTGGAATCATTCACCTCACACAG GTCATTACCAGCACAATCCAATCCAGTACAGGGCTGCAGTGACCAATTTGCTTGACAAGGCACCTTCAGTTTATTATCGAAGAATCCAACAACTCAGAGAAGGAATTGGCCTGGACAGCATGCATGATGAGATGTCCGAATTAATCTGTGACCTTCAGAAAGCTGCTGTTAACTCAAACCAAAGCTTAAGAAGAGTTGCTGTTGAGCCAGGTGACCACTTCTTTGTCCCCAGTTCAGCAGAATATTACAATAGCAGGGAGTCGGGACCCCTCCAAGacgaaaggaaagaaagatcaATTTATCTGCCAAACCCTCCAAGTATTAGCGCTCACAGTGTACTTGGCCAAATCCTCTTTGATGCATGTGTCCCGAAGAATGTTGAAGGTTGGGATATTAGATTTTCCGGTTCTCTGAATGGGCAGCCAATTGCTTCTGCTCAGAGGAGACACTCGCCTTTTCGTGGTATCAAATTCACTCGTCGCTCAAGATTATAA
- the LOC118050865 gene encoding cyclin-dependent kinase inhibitor 7 isoform X2, whose amino-acid sequence MGESARNSTRVAETEIPESSITSFSKKMNFDFEEFNSPSLNLKLQPHRCTSMSPQKVVSPGNSSNPGGVLTGFSSCGDSPVLSCCSSNAPVQVVKDSLRFLDLEAKSPETESSTCNDRKFRETTPSSEFHGSTDQMDPPAAIEKKESLRPRDSPAVKMPSQAEIDAFFTGAEREEQRRFAEKYNYDVVMDLPLEGRYQWICLKP is encoded by the exons atgggagAGAGCGCGAGAAATAGTACGCGGGTAGCAGAAACTGAGATTCCGGAATCCTCGATCACAAGTTTctcaaagaaaatgaattttgatttcGAAGAGTTTAACTCACCCTCGTTGAATTTGAAGCTCCAACCTCATCGTTGCACCAGTATGTCGCCGCAGAAAGTGGTTTCACCGGGAAATTCTTCGAATCCCGGTGGCGTTCTAACCGGATTTTCCAGCTGCGGCGACTCTCCAGTACTTTCCTGCTGCTCCAGCAATGCACCGGTCCAGGTTGTGAAGGATAGCTTGAGGTTTCTAGATCTAGAG GCGAAGAGTCCCGAAACGGAAAGCTCAACGTGCAATGACAGGAAATTCAG AGAAACCACTCCTTCAAGCGAGTTTCACGGCAGCACCGATCAGATGGACCCACCGGCAGCTATAGAGAAGAAGGAAAGTCTTCGCCCGAGAGATTCACCGGCGGTGAAAATGCCGAGTCAGGCGGAGATCGACGCGTTTTTCACGGGGGCAGAGAGAGAGGAGCAGAGAAGATTCGCGGAGAA GTACAACTATGATGTTGTGATGGATTTGCCATTGGAGGGTCGCTACCAGTGGATTTGCTTGAAGCCATAG
- the LOC118050865 gene encoding cyclin-dependent kinase inhibitor 7 isoform X1: MGESARNSTRVAETEIPESSITSFSKKMNFDFEEFNSPSLNLKLQPHRCTSMSPQKVVSPGNSSNPGGVLTGFSSCGDSPVLSCCSSNAPVQVVKDSLRFLDLEAKSPETESSTCNDRKFSRETTPSSEFHGSTDQMDPPAAIEKKESLRPRDSPAVKMPSQAEIDAFFTGAEREEQRRFAEKYNYDVVMDLPLEGRYQWICLKP; the protein is encoded by the exons atgggagAGAGCGCGAGAAATAGTACGCGGGTAGCAGAAACTGAGATTCCGGAATCCTCGATCACAAGTTTctcaaagaaaatgaattttgatttcGAAGAGTTTAACTCACCCTCGTTGAATTTGAAGCTCCAACCTCATCGTTGCACCAGTATGTCGCCGCAGAAAGTGGTTTCACCGGGAAATTCTTCGAATCCCGGTGGCGTTCTAACCGGATTTTCCAGCTGCGGCGACTCTCCAGTACTTTCCTGCTGCTCCAGCAATGCACCGGTCCAGGTTGTGAAGGATAGCTTGAGGTTTCTAGATCTAGAG GCGAAGAGTCCCGAAACGGAAAGCTCAACGTGCAATGACAGGAAATTCAG CAGAGAAACCACTCCTTCAAGCGAGTTTCACGGCAGCACCGATCAGATGGACCCACCGGCAGCTATAGAGAAGAAGGAAAGTCTTCGCCCGAGAGATTCACCGGCGGTGAAAATGCCGAGTCAGGCGGAGATCGACGCGTTTTTCACGGGGGCAGAGAGAGAGGAGCAGAGAAGATTCGCGGAGAA GTACAACTATGATGTTGTGATGGATTTGCCATTGGAGGGTCGCTACCAGTGGATTTGCTTGAAGCCATAG